The Psilocybe cubensis strain MGC-MH-2018 chromosome 7, whole genome shotgun sequence genome has a window encoding:
- a CDS encoding Tubulin-folding cofactor B has product MVVNVFVISADTHSERRIDPHISVEQLKGKLELITGVPVANQAISILASESDPRVLAELNDDSKPLGFYGLADWQVIKVVDTNPASSLTGQLTDVTQVDKFELSDAEYAQRQDTVLAYKQRNKIGRFAPQNSTPEPERPSVNVPIGSRCEVESAEAGLSKRGTVRFCGPTKFSQGTWVGVEYDEPFGKNDGSVQGERYFSCRPNYGVFVKPEKVKVGDYPVEELEFEDEEM; this is encoded by the exons ATGGTCGTCAATGTCTTTGTGATCTCTGCTGATACTCACTCGGAGAGACGTATTGATCCTCATATCAGTGTTGAGCAGTTGAAG GGCAAGCTCGAGCTGATCACTGGAGTCCCAGTAGCAAACCAAGCTATCTCGATACTTGCGTCAGAATCTGACCCAAGGGTTCTCGCGGAGCTAAATGACGACTCAAAACCGTTGGGTTTCTATGGGCTGGCAGACTGGCAGGTCATCAAA GTTGTGGATACCAATCCCGCCTCCAGTCTAACGGGACAATTGACCGATGTGACCCAAGTCGACAAGTTTGAACTTTCGGACGCAGAATATGCTCAAAGACAAG ACACTGTTCTGGCGTATAAACAACGTAACAAGATTGGTCGTTTTGCACCTCAGAATTCCACGCCCGAGCCCGAACGACCAAGTGTTAACGTCCCCATCGGTTCTCGCTGCGAGGTTGAGTCGGCAGAGGCAGGTCTCAGCAAACGAGGAACTGTGCGGTTCTGCGGGCCAACCAAATTCAGTCAAGGAACATGGGTGGGGGTCGAGTACGATGAACCCTTTGGAAAGAACGATGGATC GGTGCAAGGGGAAAGATATTTCTCATGTCGGCCGAATTATGGAGTATTTGTGAAGCCCGAGAAGGTAAAAGTTGGTGATTATCCAGTGGAGGAACTTGAGTTTGAAGACGAGGAAATGTAA
- a CDS encoding Lipase, with protein MVYTAGITLALLFGLANAAALPVELEARATSVLSAATIASYKPYTYYASAAYCKPASTLAWNCGTNCAKNPTFKPIASGGNGAAIQYWYVGYDATLKTIIVAYQGTDGSKIIPIVTNADFFLDGLESSYFPGVSSSVKTHNGFGEAHKRSASAVLAAVRQGMATYATNKVTVVGHSLGGALAIIGSAHIAVNIPSANVKTVSYAAPRVGNAAFADYVNAKADMVRINNKKDIVPIVPGRFVGFAHTEGEIHITSSGTWLSCPGQDSTDAGCTIDAVPNILAGDVDDHSGPFDGVMIGC; from the exons ATGGTCTACACCGCCGGAATCACACTTGCTCTTCTTTTTGGGTTGGCCAACGCCGCTGCATTGCCCGTTGAATTGGAGGCTCGTGCAACATCGGTCCTTTCCGCTGCCACTATCGCGTCCTACAAGCCATATACGTATTACGCCAGTGCGGCGTATTGCAAGCCTGCTTCGACTTTGGCATGGAATTGTGGCA CCAATTGCGCTAAGAACCCCACCTTCAAGCCTATTGCATCTGGAGGAAACGGAGCAGCAATTCAGTACTGGTACGTTGGGTACGATGCAACATTGAAG ACCATTATTGTTGCATACCAG GGAACTGATGGATCTAAGAT CATTCCTATCGTCACTAATGCCGACTTTTTCCTTGACGGTCTGGAGAGTTCTTACTTCCCTGGTGTCAGCTCCTCCGTCAAGACACACAACGGATTTGGAGAGGCTCATAAAAG ATCAGCATCCGCTGTTCTGGCTGCCGTTAGGCAGGGAATGGCTACCTATGCTACCAACAAAGTCACGGTCGTTGGCCATTCCTTAG GTGGGGCTTTGGCTATCATCGGCAGCGCGCACATAGCTGTCAACATTCCCTCTGCCAACGTTAAGACTGTCTCCTACGCTGCGCCCCGG GTCGGAAACGCAGCCTTTGCCGATTACGTCAATGCCAAAGCTGATATGGTCCGAATCAACAACAA GAAGGACATTGTTCCCATTGTCCCTGGACGCTTCGTAGGTTTCGCCCACACCGAGGGAGAGATCCACATTACCAGCTCTGGCACCTGGCTCTCCTGCCCTG GACAAGACAGCACCGATGCCGGCTGCACTATTGATGCTGTGCCCAATATCCTTGCTGGTGATGTCGATGATCACAGCG GCCCTTTCGATGGTGTTATGATTGGATGCTAA
- a CDS encoding Glucan endo-1,6-beta-glucosidase B encodes MVWSALSGSTALPAEHYFLTCAVEELGESKLVAMHTTIFYSLSFLALGVLAALPGLPDKIYGVNLGSWLVLEPWMLPAEWIAMGGQQCDDCSQCIASEFAFAEAYPDTVDTIFDGHWESWFNQPDVDQLVDAGINTVRIPLGYWIVEPLVNRTSEFYPKGGILQLKRGLKQLKASGIAAILDHHALPGVASPGQMFAGRCTNDVEFYTPYNYHRALIWTAVMTVLSHIDPDFGTVAGIEAMNEPIMDANQTPGLGGFQTNFVQVVRAVELALGIPVQGIPPFSGFSSAVNVASSLSSVAKLSSIFNSEVQQVLRDAAPILVQVSTQLRLDITLATLSSLLSKRRSLVTSFMDINWQHNTPANPADAAIGPQGYDNHLYYSLHGVADANEDAYLTSVCNLERIQADAALGNTPLWFGEWALSTQFSASDTFLRKWADAQKFSYGKGAGWIFWNFKIEKSDLAGDTARQWSYMEGLRLGYLTQDPSKFNDPHVCDPYLNVTSV; translated from the exons ATGGTATGGTCAGCTTTATCGGGATCTACGGCATTGCCAGCAGAGCATTACTTC CTGACCTGTGCTGTCGAAGAACTTGGAGAATCCAAGCTCGTCGCAATGCATACCACTATCTTTTATTCCTTATCTTTTCTAGCGTTGGGCGTTCTCGCTGCTTTGCCTGGACTTCCGGACAAAATCTATGGCGTTAACTTAGGTTCATG GCTTGTTCTTGAACCATGGATGCTTCCGGCGG AATGGATCGCCATGGGTGGACAGCAGTGTGACGACTGTTCTCAATGCATCGCCTCGGAATT CGCCTTTGCCGAAGCATACCCTGATACCGTAGATACCATTTTCGATGGACATTG GGAGAGCTGGTTCAATCAGCCTGACGTCGATCAACTTGTGGACGCGGGGATCAACACTGTCAGGATTCCT CTTGGATATTGGATTGTAGAGCCTCTCGTTAACAGGACATCTGAATTTTATCCCAAAGGAGGTATACTTCAACTG AAACGTGGGCTGAAGCAACTGAAAGCGTCAGGGATTGCTGCCATTCTTGACCATCATGCTCTACCAGGAGTTGCATCCCCAGGACAGATGTTTGCCGGAAG GTGTACCAATGATGTGGAGTTCTAC ACGCCATATAACTATCATCGTGCGCTAATTTGGACAGCGGTAATGACGGTCCTTTCCCACATCGACCCAGACTTCGGTACAGTGGCTGGCATTGAGGCCATGAATGAACCCATCATGGATGCCAACCAAACTCCCGGACTAGGTGGCT TTCAAACAAACTTCGTTCAAGTCGTTCGGGCTGTCGAATTGGCTCTGGGTATTCCTGTACAGGGAATTCCGCCCTTTTCAGGCTTCAGCTCCGCTGTTAATGTCGCATCATCTTTGTCAAGTGTTGCCAAATTATCATCAATCTTCAACAGCGAAGTTCAACAAGTTCTACGTGATGCTGCTCCCATCCTGGTACAAGTTTCAACACAACTCAGATTAGATATTACCCTTGCCACCCTGAGCTCCCTATTGTCAAAGAGGAGGTCCCTGGTCACCTC TTTTATGGATATTAACTGGCAACATAATACTCCAGCTAACCCCGCTGACGCAGCAATAGGTCCTCAAGGATATGACAATCATCTATACTATTC TCTTCAC GGGGTCGCTGACGCAAATGAAGATGCATATCTCACTAGTGTGTGCA ATCTTGAACGCATCCAAGCCGATGCTGCACTCGGGAATACTCCCCTTTGGTTTGGAG AATGGGCCTTGTCGACTCAGTTTAGCGCTTCAGATACATTCTTGAGAAAATGGgctgatgctcagaaatTTTCCTACGGCAAGGGTGCAGGCTGGATT TTCTGGAACTTTAAGATCGAGAAGTCGGATTTAGCTGGCGATACTGCTCGCCAATG GTCCTACATGGAAGGCCTTCGACTTGGTTATCTTACCCAAGATCCATCCAAGTTCAATGATCCACACGTTTGCGATCCATACTTAAATGTGACATCTGTATAG
- a CDS encoding Lipase yields MSRFTQFFNLGLTGAAILGLGNAMPLRRSSTTSFSTLSASQISSFKPFSFYAAMAYCQPSQILDLSCGQNCDANPTFQPIASGGDGVDVQFWYVGVDPTLETVIVGHQGTDPSKIVPLLTDADFFLKNLNSTLFPGIDPSIQVHNGFADEHAKTADSVLAAVQTAIQQSGINKVTMVGHSLGAALALLESVYLPLFIPDATFKTIGYGMPRVGNQAFATYIDNNVDLDHVNNKQDLVPTIPGRFLGFHHPQGEKHIQNDLSWVACPGEDNTDSRCSTGDVSNVFEGKIGDHDGPYDVVTMGSATCN; encoded by the exons ATGTCTCGTTTCACGCAGTTTTTCAACTTGGGCCTCACGGGGGCAGCAATTCTCGGCCTTGGAAATGCTATGCCATTGCGTCGCAGCAGTACCACCTCCTTTAGCACTCTTTCTGCTTCTCAAATCTCCAGTTTCAAGCCTTTCAGTTTCTACGCTGCCATGGCCTACTGTCAGCCATCACAGATTCTAGATTTGTCTTGTGGCC AAAATTGCGATGCAAACCCGACATTCCAGCCTATTGCATCAGGAGGGGATGGTGTAGATGTACAGTTTTGGTATGTTGGTGTCGACCCGACTCTCGAG ACAGTCATCGTGGGACACCAGGGCACTgatccatcaaaaat TGTACCGTTGCTGACGGACGCCGACTTCTTCCTGAAAAACTTGAACTCCACGTTGTTCCCAGGAATTGATCCCTCTATACAAGTCCATAACGGCTTCGCAGACGAACATGCCAA AACAGCGGATTCTGTCCTTGCTGCGGTACAAACCGCCATTCAACAAAGTGGAATCAACAAAGTCACTATGGTTGGACATTCACTAG GTGCTGCGCTTGCCCTCCTTGAGAGTGTCTACTTGCCCTTGTTCATCCCCGATGCCACTTTCAAGACTATCGGGTACGGAATGCCTAGA GTGGGCAATCAAGCATTTGCTACCTACATCGACAACAACGTCGATCTCGACCACGTAAACAACAA ACAGGATTTGGTTCCCACGATTCCTGGTCGGTTCCTTGGTTTCCATCATCCCCAGGGAGAAAAGCACATTCAAAACGACCTCTCATGGGTGGCTTGCCCAGGAGAGGACAACACTGACAGCAGATGTAGCACTGGCGACGTCTCAAACGTATTCGAGGGTAAAATCGGAGATCATGACG G